A window of the Pontibacillus yanchengensis genome harbors these coding sequences:
- a CDS encoding spore germination protein encodes MFDNYDDNVSYMKDRMGVGKSFDVIQLDLEYAGRRMALFMIDGFVKDDILHYLMKLLSRLEPEQLDPDPFERLLRTHLPYVELGHKDDLNEAADWVLAGPTALFVEGINDKIIMIDARTYPVRSPQEPDVERVVRGSRDGFVETIIFNTALTRRRVRDRSLRMEYMQIGRRSKTDVCICYIEDIVDLDKVKHLKNNLEKIDTDALPMAEKTVEEFLSGRHWNPYPTIRYTERPDTAAAHLYEGHILIMIDGSPSVMITPSTFWHHLQHAEEYRQKPSVGAYLRFVRFFAVFASLFILPVYYLFSMDPTLLPKQLSFIGPTEIGVLPLIAQFLIAEVGIDTLRMAAIHTPSALATALGLVAAILIGQVAIQVGLFTNEVVLYLAAAVIGTYCTPSYELSLSNRLTRLFLLIVTGLFGVKGLVIGTTMWMLYLTRMHSFKTGYLWPFLPFNYRAFRDVILRTPMPLKNRRPTFLHTQDPDK; translated from the coding sequence ATGTTTGATAATTACGATGATAATGTCTCCTATATGAAGGACCGAATGGGAGTAGGAAAAAGTTTCGATGTCATACAATTAGACTTGGAATATGCTGGTCGTAGGATGGCATTATTTATGATTGATGGTTTCGTGAAAGATGACATACTGCATTATTTAATGAAGTTGTTATCGAGGTTGGAGCCAGAGCAGTTAGATCCTGACCCATTTGAACGGTTACTTCGGACGCATTTACCTTATGTGGAACTTGGCCATAAAGATGACCTAAATGAAGCGGCTGATTGGGTTCTAGCAGGTCCTACTGCTCTGTTTGTAGAGGGAATTAATGACAAGATTATCATGATTGATGCCCGTACATATCCGGTACGTAGTCCACAAGAACCTGATGTAGAACGTGTGGTAAGAGGTTCTCGTGATGGCTTTGTAGAAACAATAATCTTTAATACAGCTTTAACTCGCAGAAGAGTTCGTGATAGGTCCCTACGAATGGAATATATGCAGATAGGGCGTAGATCAAAAACGGATGTTTGTATTTGTTACATCGAAGATATTGTAGATTTGGACAAGGTGAAACATTTAAAAAATAACTTAGAAAAAATTGATACTGATGCTTTACCTATGGCAGAAAAAACAGTAGAAGAATTTTTAAGTGGACGTCATTGGAACCCCTATCCAACCATTCGTTACACAGAAAGACCAGATACAGCTGCCGCTCATTTATATGAGGGACATATCCTAATCATGATTGATGGTTCTCCGAGTGTAATGATAACACCATCCACATTTTGGCATCATTTACAACATGCTGAAGAATATCGACAGAAACCTTCTGTGGGAGCTTACTTACGTTTTGTTAGGTTTTTCGCTGTGTTTGCTTCCTTATTCATATTACCCGTATATTATTTGTTTTCAATGGACCCTACGTTACTTCCAAAACAACTTAGTTTTATAGGCCCTACGGAAATTGGAGTCCTTCCTTTAATTGCTCAATTTCTAATAGCGGAAGTGGGAATTGATACACTTAGAATGGCCGCTATACACACCCCTTCTGCATTAGCAACAGCCCTTGGTTTAGTGGCTGCTATATTAATTGGCCAAGTGGCGATTCAAGTAGGTTTATTTACAAATGAAGTTGTCCTATATTTAGCGGCTGCAGTTATTGGAACTTATTGTACTCCAAGCTATGAATTAAGCCTATCCAATCGACTTACAAGATTGTTTTTGTTAATAGTAACAGGTTTGTTTGGAGTTAAGGGACTAGTCATAGGCACTACAATGTGGATGCTATATTTAACGAGAATGCATTCATTCAAAACCGGTTACTTGTGGCCTTTTTTACCTTTTAATTACCGTGCATTTCGTGATGTTATTTTACGCACACCAATGCCATTAAAAAATAGAAGACCAACTTTTTTACACACTCAGGATCCTGATAAATAA
- a CDS encoding YqgQ family protein has translation MQTIYDVQQLLKRFGTFIYIGDRLADLELMEQEIKELHQAQCITKDEFQMSILLLRHEAANLRDQQKR, from the coding sequence ATGCAGACAATTTATGATGTTCAACAATTATTAAAAAGGTTCGGAACGTTTATTTATATTGGTGATCGTTTAGCTGATTTAGAATTAATGGAACAAGAAATAAAAGAATTACATCAAGCTCAATGTATTACCAAGGATGAATTTCAGATGAGTATATTATTGCTTCGACATGAAGCTGCTAACCTTCGTGATCAACAGAAGAGGTGA
- a CDS encoding ROK family glucokinase, which translates to MSTKHLIGIDIGGTTVKIAFITYDGVIMEKWEIPTNKSDEAQNVVPDIAISIRDKQKEKGYQHDDFAAIGVGAPGFIDVDSGMIHEAVNVGWKNYHLSEELKQASGYKVWVENDANLAALGENWKGSGDRANHMIAVTLGTGVGGGIIANGQLLHGANGTVAEIGHMTVETEKPLPCNCGKSGCLETVTSATAISKLAKIAIEEGKKTSLAHTLKETEDITAKDVFEASTNGDQVAEDILAYVIEHLGRAIANLAIALNPSKIVIGGGVSKAGDQLLIPLRAVFDRYALTRTSHAAEIVMASLGNDAGVMGAAYFAKEEL; encoded by the coding sequence GTGAGTACAAAACATTTAATTGGTATTGATATAGGTGGAACGACAGTTAAAATCGCATTTATTACATATGATGGAGTTATTATGGAAAAATGGGAAATACCTACAAACAAGAGTGATGAAGCACAAAATGTCGTTCCTGACATAGCTATTTCTATTCGAGATAAACAAAAGGAGAAAGGGTATCAGCATGATGACTTTGCTGCAATAGGTGTAGGTGCTCCAGGATTTATTGACGTAGATAGTGGGATGATCCATGAAGCGGTTAATGTTGGGTGGAAGAATTATCATCTAAGTGAAGAGCTTAAACAAGCTTCAGGATATAAAGTATGGGTAGAAAATGATGCAAACCTAGCAGCACTAGGTGAAAATTGGAAAGGTTCTGGCGATCGAGCCAATCATATGATTGCTGTAACACTAGGAACAGGCGTTGGCGGTGGCATCATTGCAAATGGCCAATTGTTACATGGAGCAAATGGTACTGTAGCAGAAATTGGCCACATGACAGTTGAAACAGAAAAACCCTTACCATGTAATTGTGGAAAGTCAGGTTGTCTTGAAACTGTTACTTCAGCAACGGCTATATCAAAGTTAGCTAAAATCGCAATTGAAGAAGGGAAGAAGACTTCCTTAGCTCATACGCTAAAAGAAACGGAAGACATTACAGCCAAAGATGTGTTTGAAGCATCGACAAATGGAGATCAAGTAGCGGAAGATATTTTAGCTTACGTGATTGAACATCTAGGAAGAGCAATAGCGAATTTAGCGATTGCATTAAATCCATCGAAAATTGTTATAGGCGGTGGCGTTTCTAAAGCTGGCGACCAACTTCTTATCCCACTAAGAGCGGTTTTTGATCGATACGCTCTAACCCGAACGAGTCATGCAGCTGAAATCGTTATGGCATCACTAGGAAATGATGCGGGAGTAATGGGTGCAGCATATTTTGCTAAAGAAGAATTATAA
- a CDS encoding LTA synthase family protein, with amino-acid sequence MLHKYTKTPFYAIAAFLFAIKTYMVYRFIFELSIENPLQEIILLINPIATAFIFFTAVVWFKPEKQLKYTRRIALIGSLILYFNVIYFRSFSDFLTIPVLFQSSNAGDLGSSILQLVHTADLLLFIDVAIIYYLSKKVSLDVQPSLKKMKLRATVIAVALLVGNVVLAEMERPMLFVRTFDREYLVKNIGVFNYHIYDVALHSKSKAQRVLADGSEVKEVEEYTNKNIKSDQHSKLQGIAKDKNIIYISAESLQSFVINNKLNGKEVTPFLNDLIDDSYYFENFYHQTEQGKTSDSEFVIENSLYPLSRGAVFFTHSQNELNAVPEIISDHGYTSAVFHANNKSFWNRSVMYDTLGYDEFYSETAYNVNDENTIGWGLSDKAFFDQSIKYLKSMEEPYYAKFITLTNHFPFELPEDKQNIDKFDSNSKTLNNYFTTARYTDEAIKQFFQKLKESGEYKDSIIIIYGDHYGISEYHNKAMSQYLGKEEITPFDHIQLQRVPFIVHIPGHENDRTISKVSGQMDMKPTVLSMMGIETENGVDFGTDLFTDDVDPFVVLRDGSFITQDYLYTRDTCYNRKSGKEVPMEKCKPLVAKAQQELDYSDSIIYGDLLRFYNAEYNEVETEVKSN; translated from the coding sequence ATGTTGCATAAATACACGAAAACACCTTTTTATGCCATCGCTGCTTTTTTATTTGCGATAAAAACATATATGGTGTACCGATTTATATTTGAATTGTCAATTGAGAATCCATTACAAGAAATAATACTACTAATCAACCCAATAGCTACCGCATTTATCTTTTTTACTGCAGTAGTTTGGTTTAAACCAGAAAAACAACTCAAATACACGAGAAGAATTGCACTTATAGGATCATTAATATTGTATTTTAATGTCATTTATTTCCGTTCATTTAGTGATTTTCTTACCATTCCTGTTCTATTTCAGTCGAGCAATGCTGGAGACTTAGGTTCTAGTATTTTACAGCTTGTACACACTGCAGACTTATTATTGTTCATAGATGTGGCTATTATCTACTACCTTAGTAAGAAAGTATCACTTGATGTTCAACCTTCTCTAAAGAAAATGAAGTTAAGAGCAACAGTCATTGCTGTTGCTCTATTAGTAGGGAATGTGGTGCTTGCGGAAATGGAGCGGCCGATGTTGTTTGTAAGAACTTTTGATCGTGAATATTTAGTAAAAAATATAGGTGTGTTCAACTATCATATATATGATGTGGCACTACATTCAAAATCAAAAGCTCAGCGTGTTCTAGCAGATGGCAGTGAAGTAAAAGAAGTAGAGGAATATACCAATAAAAATATTAAAAGTGATCAACACTCTAAGCTCCAGGGGATTGCAAAAGATAAAAACATTATTTATATTTCAGCAGAATCCTTGCAAAGCTTTGTTATTAACAACAAATTAAATGGTAAAGAAGTAACCCCCTTCTTGAATGATCTAATCGACGATAGTTATTATTTTGAGAATTTCTATCATCAAACAGAACAAGGTAAGACCTCCGATTCTGAGTTTGTAATCGAAAATTCACTATATCCATTATCGAGGGGAGCTGTGTTTTTCACTCACTCACAGAATGAACTCAATGCTGTTCCAGAGATTATCAGTGATCATGGGTACACATCTGCAGTCTTTCATGCCAACAACAAGAGCTTTTGGAACCGTAGTGTTATGTATGACACGCTCGGATACGATGAGTTTTATTCAGAAACCGCTTATAATGTGAACGATGAGAATACCATTGGATGGGGGTTAAGTGATAAAGCGTTCTTTGATCAGTCTATAAAATATCTGAAATCCATGGAAGAGCCTTACTATGCCAAATTTATAACACTGACTAACCACTTCCCGTTTGAGTTACCAGAGGATAAGCAAAACATTGATAAGTTCGATTCTAACTCGAAAACCTTAAATAACTATTTTACTACTGCTCGGTACACAGACGAGGCAATTAAACAATTTTTCCAGAAACTAAAGGAATCCGGCGAATATAAAGATTCAATCATCATCATATATGGGGATCATTATGGTATTAGTGAGTACCATAATAAAGCGATGAGCCAATACCTTGGTAAGGAAGAGATTACTCCTTTTGATCATATACAGCTCCAACGTGTACCTTTTATTGTACACATCCCAGGTCATGAGAATGATCGTACTATTTCAAAGGTGAGTGGTCAGATGGATATGAAGCCAACTGTTCTAAGTATGATGGGGATTGAAACTGAAAATGGAGTAGATTTTGGTACAGATTTGTTTACGGATGATGTAGACCCATTCGTTGTCTTGCGAGATGGAAGTTTTATTACACAAGATTATCTATACACAAGAGATACTTGTTACAATCGTAAATCAGGTAAAGAAGTTCCTATGGAAAAATGTAAGCCATTAGTGGCCAAAGCTCAGCAGGAGTTAGATTATTCAGATAGCATTATTTATGGAGATTTGTTGCGTTTTTATAATGCAGAATATAATGAAGTAGAGACAGAGGTAAAATCCAATTAG
- a CDS encoding M14 family metallopeptidase has translation MSEIRFQSKYDSNSCMNHLVELQRKYPFIKLNVIGTSLLGTPIYELSVGEGVKKIHWNGSFHANEWITTPLLLKSLERFCHAIAEDILIDEDYAQSIYHQTKLSVVPMVNPDGVDLFHHGSSVAGMYKPVVEKINNQYKHVTFTSWKANIRGVDLNNQFPAHWEIEQKRKPLLPSFRDFPGYYPLSEPESRAMYQLSIQHSFDRVLAFHSQGEVIYYGYNQAEPSRSKEVVEDFQRISGYLPIRTIDSHAGYKDWYIQHFKKEAYTVEVGKGINPLPWSTFNYQEKQVSRICMRSLCL, from the coding sequence ATGAGCGAGATACGTTTTCAAAGTAAATATGATTCTAATTCTTGCATGAATCATTTGGTTGAACTTCAACGTAAATACCCATTTATTAAATTGAATGTGATTGGTACGTCTTTGTTAGGTACCCCAATCTATGAATTAAGCGTAGGGGAGGGTGTGAAGAAAATTCATTGGAATGGATCATTTCATGCTAATGAATGGATTACAACACCACTCCTATTGAAGTCATTGGAGAGATTTTGTCATGCAATTGCTGAGGATATTCTTATCGATGAAGACTATGCACAAAGTATTTACCATCAAACTAAGTTATCTGTTGTTCCAATGGTTAATCCCGATGGAGTCGATTTATTCCATCACGGTTCTTCCGTTGCAGGGATGTATAAACCTGTTGTTGAAAAAATAAATAATCAATATAAACATGTAACCTTTACTTCTTGGAAAGCCAATATTAGAGGAGTGGACTTAAATAATCAATTTCCTGCTCATTGGGAGATAGAGCAAAAAAGAAAACCTTTACTTCCATCATTCCGAGACTTTCCAGGATATTATCCTTTATCTGAACCTGAGTCTAGAGCGATGTATCAATTATCTATTCAACATTCATTTGATCGTGTATTAGCGTTTCACAGTCAAGGAGAAGTCATTTATTATGGATATAATCAAGCTGAACCTTCTAGATCAAAGGAGGTAGTTGAGGATTTTCAAAGAATTAGTGGTTATCTTCCAATACGTACAATCGATAGTCATGCTGGCTATAAAGACTGGTATATCCAACATTTTAAAAAAGAAGCTTATACAGTTGAGGTCGGTAAGGGGATCAATCCTTTACCATGGTCAACCTTTAACTACCAAGAAAAGCAAGTAAGTAGGATATGTATGAGAAGTCTTTGTTTATGA
- a CDS encoding phosphate ABC transporter ATP-binding protein, with translation MSTQTMYSFQNVSKGPLQNINLSIETGEKVIIFGPSGAGKSTLLHLFNRLQDPDSGEILFNGKSLSSYHIPNLRTQAGLVMQAPHLFPGTVLENIKYGPSLRGKWREKEAEELLSYVQLPAEYKNRDVNHLSGGEQQRVSLARTLANKPDVLLLDEPTSALDQHTIEEIEEVLECLIQENQLTMIMVTHNLRQAKRLGDKGLFLSEGEILESGPISTMLQNPTTESLQSFLA, from the coding sequence TTGAGTACTCAAACGATGTATTCTTTTCAAAATGTCAGTAAAGGACCTCTACAAAATATTAACTTATCAATAGAAACTGGGGAGAAGGTAATAATATTTGGTCCTTCAGGTGCTGGTAAAAGCACCTTATTGCATTTGTTTAACCGATTGCAGGATCCGGATAGTGGAGAGATTCTCTTCAATGGTAAGTCTCTTTCTTCCTATCATATCCCTAACCTCAGAACTCAAGCTGGTTTGGTTATGCAAGCGCCTCATCTATTTCCGGGAACTGTACTTGAAAATATTAAGTATGGTCCATCTTTAAGAGGGAAGTGGAGAGAGAAGGAAGCAGAAGAACTTTTGTCTTATGTACAACTTCCAGCTGAATACAAAAATCGGGATGTAAATCATTTATCAGGGGGAGAGCAACAACGGGTGTCATTGGCTAGGACACTTGCTAATAAGCCAGATGTATTATTACTAGATGAGCCTACTAGTGCATTAGACCAGCATACTATCGAAGAGATAGAAGAGGTATTAGAATGCCTAATTCAAGAAAATCAACTAACGATGATTATGGTTACCCATAACCTAAGACAGGCTAAAAGGTTAGGAGATAAAGGTTTGTTCCTTTCAGAAGGGGAGATTTTAGAATCAGGACCTATCTCAACTATGCTCCAAAACCCCACTACAGAATCATTACAGTCATTTCTGGCTTAA
- a CDS encoding ABC transporter permease, with protein sequence MSPDISNQSLLFLFIFVLVPLWLSYYYQLGLKKDIVWSSIRGAVQLFLIGYALNFLFDLPAIQGIPLMLSVMITVASFHARKKGEGIPRMLATIFIGLILIEISVLSLWLLAGMIEFTPSQVIPMSGMVIGNSMVAMGLALERMKSEFRENEGRILAALSLGAKPNQSSKIILQQTLQSSLIPNVDKLKTIGLVQLPGMMTGLILGGVNPVTAIKYQLVISLSIFSAVSISAIYITLMTYRYFYNDRMQLKQMESD encoded by the coding sequence ATGTCCCCGGATATTTCCAATCAATCGTTACTCTTTTTATTTATATTCGTGCTCGTACCATTATGGTTATCCTACTATTATCAGTTGGGATTAAAAAAAGATATTGTCTGGTCTTCAATAAGAGGAGCAGTGCAGTTATTTCTTATAGGATATGCTCTAAATTTCTTATTTGATTTACCTGCTATTCAAGGTATTCCCCTCATGCTATCTGTTATGATCACAGTTGCTAGTTTTCATGCAAGGAAAAAGGGTGAAGGTATTCCAAGGATGTTAGCAACGATTTTTATAGGATTGATTCTTATTGAGATTAGTGTTCTTTCCTTATGGCTTTTAGCAGGCATGATTGAGTTTACTCCATCCCAGGTAATTCCGATGAGCGGTATGGTTATAGGCAATAGCATGGTGGCGATGGGATTAGCTTTAGAAAGAATGAAAAGTGAATTTAGAGAGAATGAGGGACGAATTCTGGCAGCTTTATCGCTTGGGGCTAAACCAAATCAATCTTCAAAGATTATTCTACAACAAACATTACAATCTTCTTTAATTCCTAATGTGGATAAATTGAAGACAATTGGGCTTGTTCAATTGCCCGGAATGATGACAGGTTTGATTCTCGGAGGCGTAAATCCTGTAACAGCGATAAAGTATCAATTAGTCATCTCGTTAAGTATTTTTTCGGCAGTATCCATAAGTGCTATTTATATTACATTAATGACATACCGTTATTTTTACAATGATCGTATGCAACTAAAGCAAATGGAAAGTGATTAG
- a CDS encoding DUF2759 domain-containing protein, producing the protein MTLAIMMLFVTILCAVAVFRELKTKNLFAVAFAGISTLVFGFFSIMTIISQFTSSGGGGH; encoded by the coding sequence ATGACATTAGCAATCATGATGTTATTCGTTACAATTCTTTGCGCAGTGGCAGTTTTCCGTGAATTAAAAACAAAAAATCTATTCGCAGTAGCCTTTGCTGGTATTTCCACGTTAGTATTTGGGTTCTTTTCCATTATGACGATTATTTCTCAGTTCACAAGTAGCGGTGGCGGAGGCCACTAA
- a CDS encoding MBL fold metallo-hydrolase encodes MKLEQLPLGPLGTNCYVIKEDQRALIVDPGGEADKLIRMIERRELQPVAILLTHAHFDHIGALDEIRDHFNIEVYMHEEEQNWLMDPEKNGSALFGMVTSSITARKAEHFIDKGTMEVEGFLFEIRYTPGHSPGSISFVFHEAGYAVVGDTLFAGGIGRTDLPGGNMETLLSSIKTQLMDLPDDMEICPGHGNMTTVEEERKNNPFLN; translated from the coding sequence ATGAAACTAGAACAGTTGCCACTAGGGCCTTTAGGAACGAATTGTTATGTTATCAAAGAAGATCAGAGAGCACTTATTGTAGATCCGGGTGGAGAGGCCGATAAGTTAATTCGAATGATTGAACGAAGAGAGTTACAACCAGTTGCTATTTTACTTACGCATGCACATTTTGACCATATTGGTGCTCTTGATGAAATTAGAGATCACTTCAATATTGAAGTGTATATGCATGAGGAAGAACAAAACTGGTTAATGGATCCTGAAAAAAACGGATCAGCCTTATTTGGGATGGTTACATCGAGCATCACCGCTCGAAAAGCTGAACACTTTATCGATAAAGGTACTATGGAAGTAGAAGGATTTTTATTTGAAATTCGTTATACACCTGGTCACTCACCTGGGAGTATTTCGTTTGTCTTCCATGAAGCAGGCTATGCAGTCGTAGGGGATACACTATTTGCTGGAGGTATTGGAAGAACAGATCTACCTGGAGGAAATATGGAAACACTATTATCAAGCATTAAAACGCAATTAATGGATTTACCTGACGATATGGAAATTTGTCCAGGTCATGGAAATATGACTACAGTGGAAGAAGAAAGGAAAAACAACCCTTTTCTAAACTAG
- a CDS encoding SAM-dependent methyltransferase, protein MEKFIQNLMQEQNETFMPFDTFISYALYHPVHGYYQKQRTKIGTKGDFYTSSHVGEIFGKLVAYYFDRVARCARLPLHICEIGGGDGRFARTVCETLANLKRDFKYDLIDISTANQRIASELVNDFQECRVYDSLTAWGEERVGFSGIFFSNEWLDAQPVKVVKKEQGVIYEIGISVRDNKLIEAKRPADEVITKFLDDYEYKFKDGQKMEVPLYMSEQASSLSSYLKKGIIVTVDYGYTHHECSQPSRRNGSLRGYKSHQVIDNILEKPGAYDITHHVHWDTWEKISEEKGLQSVSRTKQNEWLLQLGILDHLKTNTNGDPFSCNQKQNRAIRSFVLGDQMTNSFDVCIQSKNVSLVCS, encoded by the coding sequence ATGGAAAAATTCATACAAAATCTAATGCAAGAACAAAATGAAACGTTTATGCCTTTTGATACCTTTATTTCGTATGCTCTTTATCATCCTGTTCATGGATATTATCAAAAGCAGCGAACGAAAATAGGGACAAAAGGTGATTTTTATACCTCTAGCCATGTAGGCGAAATCTTTGGAAAATTAGTTGCTTATTATTTTGATAGGGTGGCCAGATGTGCTCGCTTGCCTTTGCATATATGTGAAATTGGTGGAGGGGATGGTCGTTTTGCACGGACTGTATGTGAAACATTAGCTAACTTAAAAAGGGATTTTAAGTATGATTTAATAGATATAAGCACAGCGAACCAACGAATAGCAAGTGAATTAGTTAATGATTTTCAGGAGTGTAGAGTTTATGATTCACTAACAGCTTGGGGAGAAGAACGTGTCGGTTTTTCTGGGATATTTTTTTCAAATGAATGGTTAGATGCACAACCTGTTAAAGTAGTCAAAAAAGAGCAAGGGGTAATTTATGAAATAGGAATATCTGTTCGTGATAATAAATTAATTGAAGCGAAACGTCCTGCCGATGAAGTAATTACAAAGTTCTTGGATGACTATGAATATAAGTTTAAGGATGGACAAAAAATGGAAGTCCCTTTATATATGAGTGAGCAGGCATCATCTCTTTCCTCCTATTTAAAGAAGGGGATAATCGTGACGGTTGATTATGGTTATACGCATCATGAATGCTCTCAACCATCAAGAAGGAATGGTAGTCTAAGAGGGTACAAAAGTCATCAAGTTATTGATAACATTTTGGAGAAACCTGGAGCTTACGATATCACACATCATGTACATTGGGATACATGGGAAAAAATTTCTGAAGAAAAAGGATTACAATCAGTAAGTAGAACAAAACAGAATGAATGGCTCCTCCAATTGGGAATTCTTGACCATTTGAAAACAAATACCAATGGGGACCCATTTTCCTGTAATCAAAAACAAAATCGCGCAATACGATCTTTTGTATTAGGCGACCAAATGACAAACAGCTTTGACGTATGTATTCAATCAAAGAATGTAAGTCTTGTATGTTCCTAG
- a CDS encoding DUF2626 domain-containing protein — MDRMFRVLAFWTGIFTVMFFVGEMPDATILFLVQTVFFITLSYLKLSERMYMYIFGAYLTVFFIGFTYYTAFLLTPSFGH, encoded by the coding sequence ATGGATCGTATGTTCCGCGTACTTGCCTTTTGGACAGGAATTTTCACTGTTATGTTTTTTGTCGGTGAAATGCCAGACGCGACGATTTTATTCTTAGTTCAAACAGTATTTTTCATAACATTAAGTTATCTCAAACTATCCGAGCGTATGTATATGTACATATTTGGCGCTTATTTAACGGTCTTCTTTATCGGATTTACGTATTATACTGCATTCTTATTAACCCCATCATTTGGGCACTAA
- a CDS encoding Spx/MgsR family RNA polymerase-binding regulatory protein — protein sequence MSELKFYTYPSCTSCRRTKAWLKNQEVTFKERHIFRETPTYDELLEILQLTTNGIDEILATRGKTYKSLDVDVDNLSISEFIELVMNEPKLLRRPIVTDGEKLVVGYNEDGLKSIAKVKQDFLLSNIS from the coding sequence ATGAGTGAATTGAAATTTTATACGTATCCTAGTTGTACATCTTGTAGAAGAACAAAGGCATGGTTGAAAAATCAGGAGGTTACTTTTAAAGAACGTCACATCTTTCGTGAAACTCCAACGTATGACGAATTATTAGAAATATTACAATTAACAACAAACGGTATCGACGAAATATTGGCGACACGTGGAAAAACTTATAAATCATTAGACGTTGATGTAGATAATTTAAGCATTTCAGAATTTATAGAATTGGTGATGAATGAACCTAAATTGTTAAGAAGGCCAATTGTAACCGATGGCGAAAAGTTAGTAGTGGGATATAACGAAGATGGTTTGAAGAGTATTGCAAAAGTAAAACAGGATTTCCTTTTATCTAATATTTCATAA
- the comGF gene encoding competence type IV pilus minor pilin ComGF, protein MQKPMIKNGFTFIEALFALILSLLILSSLPFVVKQIATYKPYSTLKDMDANQLFHFIQDEIHKTIHLTHTPRGIDLLQSDGKRITIEQYGSSVRRQVNGQGHEILIHDVTDFHTVSENEYILVMSVTTTKGDSYEKVFSLIPER, encoded by the coding sequence ATGCAAAAACCTATGATTAAAAACGGTTTTACGTTCATTGAAGCATTATTTGCATTGATCCTCTCCCTCCTTATTCTTAGTAGTTTACCTTTTGTCGTAAAACAAATAGCCACTTATAAACCATACTCTACATTGAAAGATATGGATGCGAATCAATTATTTCACTTTATTCAAGATGAGATTCATAAAACGATTCACCTCACTCATACTCCTAGAGGAATTGATCTTCTTCAATCAGACGGAAAGCGAATAACGATTGAACAATATGGATCTAGTGTACGTAGACAAGTAAATGGTCAAGGCCATGAAATATTAATACACGACGTCACAGACTTCCATACCGTATCAGAAAATGAGTATATCCTAGTAATGTCTGTTACTACCACTAAGGGGGATTCTTATGAAAAAGTTTTCAGCCTTATTCCAGAACGATAA
- the comGD gene encoding competence type IV pilus minor pilin ComGD, producing MKNDAPLHRNGFTLVEMLMVLSIWTVLLSITIPLSTSIYREYKEDLFLKQLKTDILSIQQDTMTEGETYSVFLKKDHYEIYNHRLIREVPYPKGWWIETFTSTNKIYFDVNGRIRSPGTFYIRTPTKSYKMVFPFGKGRFYVTER from the coding sequence GTGAAGAATGATGCACCTCTTCACCGTAATGGTTTCACATTAGTAGAAATGCTGATGGTTTTATCTATTTGGACAGTGCTATTGTCTATTACAATTCCACTATCAACATCCATCTATAGAGAATACAAAGAGGACCTGTTTTTAAAGCAATTAAAAACGGATATCCTCTCCATACAACAAGATACAATGACAGAAGGAGAAACCTATAGTGTATTTCTAAAAAAGGATCATTACGAAATATATAATCACCGTTTAATACGAGAAGTACCATATCCCAAGGGGTGGTGGATCGAAACGTTTACCTCCACAAATAAAATTTATTTTGATGTAAATGGAAGAATCAGATCACCTGGAACGTTTTATATACGTACGCCAACGAAGTCTTATAAAATGGTTTTTCCATTTGGAAAAGGAAGGTTTTATGTTACAGAACGATAA